GCAACGCTACTATTTCGACTATCGAGCACATGCTCGCGGCGTTCTACGCAACCGGCGTCGATAATGCCATTGTCGAGGTGAACGCGCCAGAGGTTCCGGTGCTAGATGGCAGCTCGGCCGACATAGTGAAGGCAATCGAGAGAGTAGGGCTAAGAAGGCTCAACGCAAAGCGCCGCTTCATACGCATCAAAAAGGCCATACGCATAGACGACGGTGACCGTTTTGTGTGCATACTGCCGTTTAGAAAGAGAGAGGCGGATGAGCTTCTCACAATCGAGTACACCATGGACTTTAACCACAGAAGCCTGGACCGCCAGACATGTTATTTAAACCTTACTAAAGAGAGTTTCAAGGCCGAGGTTATGGAAGCGAGAACCTTCGGTTTTCTTAAGGACGTTGAAATGCTTCGTAAACACGGTCTTGCCCGTGGCGGCACGCTCGACAATGCCGTTGTAATAGACGAGAACCTCATAATGAACGATGGCGGGCTTCGCTACCCGGACGAGTTTGTCCGCCACAAGGTGCTTGACCTCGTAGGCGATATTTCGCTTGCCGGGTATCCGCTTATAGGCAGGGTAAAGGCCTATAAGTCCGGCCACGGACTTAATGCAAAGCTCGCTACAGCAATAGCCGCTACACCGGCAAACTGGGAGTACGTGGAGCTAAGGGACGACAATTCCATAATACACCCGCCGCCTGCTGCCGTAGTAAATGCCTGATTCCCATTTATTAGGCCTTGTCCGCCAAGGCGGACGTTTTTTGTCAGAGATTGGCATTCCTTCGTATATCGTCGGGATTTACAAGGGAAAACAAGGACAATTAGCTTGACACCCGCGGCTGATTTCCTGTAATATTATAATGATTAGCACCATGTGTCTGCGCCTAGCCTTTAACTTACCTTATATCTTATATAAAAAGAGGTGTCCGAAATATGTCCGATAGAATAGGCGAATTGCTGGTAAGAGAGAAAATAATTACCACGGAACAACTTGCAAAGGGCATAGATGAGCAAAAGAAAAGCGGAGGGCGCCTCGGCTATAATCTTACGAAGCTCGGGTACCTTAAGGAAGCGGACCTGACGAATTTCCTTAGTAAGCAGTACGGAATCCCGTCCATAGACCTTGCAACAACCGAGCTTGACCAGGAAATAGTAAGGCTCATACCGCAGGACGTCTGTAAAAAATACCAGATACTTCCCGTAAGCCGCACCGGCGCCACCCTTGTAGTGGCCATGGCGGATCCTTCGAACATATTCGTCATCGAGGACGTAAAGTTTTTGACAGGCTACAATGTCGAGAGCGTTGTTGCCTCCGAGACCGCCATCCTCGACGCCATAGAGTCAGCCTATGCTGCCCCTGCCATGGAAGAAATCGGCATGGACGACGTGCTAAACGAGTTCGACGGCGACATAGACGTTGTCCAGGACGAGGACAACGTGGACGTCAAGGCCCTTGCAAAGGAAGTCGACGACGCCCCCGTTGTTAAGCTCGTTAACTTCATTCTCACCGACGCAATCAAAAAGAGGGCGAGCGACATACACATCGAGCCGTATGAAAAGGCCTTCAGAGTAAGGCTTAGGATAGACGGCGTTCTCTCGGAGATAATGAGACCGCCGATGAAGCTTCGAAACGCCATAGTGTCGAGAATAAAAATCCTTAGCCAGCTTGACATAGCAGAGAGAAGGCTTCCGCAGGACGGAAGAATCAAGCTTAAACTCGGAAAAAATAAGGAGATGGACTACCGCGTCTCTGTTTTGCCGACACTCTTTGGCGAAAAGGTCTGTCTTAGGCTTCTCGATAAGAGCAACCTTCAACTCGACATGACCAAGCTCGGGTTCGAGCAAAAGGCTCTTGACGACTTTAAGCACGCCATACATAAGCC
The nucleotide sequence above comes from Deltaproteobacteria bacterium. Encoded proteins:
- the pilB gene encoding type IV-A pilus assembly ATPase PilB, which encodes MSDRIGELLVREKIITTEQLAKGIDEQKKSGGRLGYNLTKLGYLKEADLTNFLSKQYGIPSIDLATTELDQEIVRLIPQDVCKKYQILPVSRTGATLVVAMADPSNIFVIEDVKFLTGYNVESVVASETAILDAIESAYAAPAMEEIGMDDVLNEFDGDIDVVQDEDNVDVKALAKEVDDAPVVKLVNFILTDAIKKRASDIHIEPYEKAFRVRLRIDGVLSEIMRPPMKLRNAIVSRIKILSQLDIAERRLPQDGRIKLKLGKNKEMDYRVSVLPTLFGEKVCLRLLDKSNLQLDMTKLGFEQKALDDFKHAIHKPWGIVLVTGPTGSGKTTTLYSALSELNQVTENISTAEDPVEFNLMGINQCQMHDDIGLNFAAALRSFLRQDPDIIMVGEIRDYETAEIAIKAALTGHLVLSTLHTNDAPSTVNRLLNMGIEPFLVSSACNLILAQRLARKICVACKEPVDVPKNTLLEIGFTPDQVAKGIQCYKGKGCAECGGSGNKGRIALYEVMPFTDNLKELVLNGGSTAEIKRQMIKDGIKSLRMSGLGKVAEGVANMEEVIRVTMAD
- the lpxC gene encoding UDP-3-O-acyl-N-acetylglucosamine deacetylase — protein: MYQHTIANSIEFTGVGVHTGALSHVRVLPSDTEGIVFKRVDLPESPFIKADYTNILKTDYATTIGIGNATISTIEHMLAAFYATGVDNAIVEVNAPEVPVLDGSSADIVKAIERVGLRRLNAKRRFIRIKKAIRIDDGDRFVCILPFRKREADELLTIEYTMDFNHRSLDRQTCYLNLTKESFKAEVMEARTFGFLKDVEMLRKHGLARGGTLDNAVVIDENLIMNDGGLRYPDEFVRHKVLDLVGDISLAGYPLIGRVKAYKSGHGLNAKLATAIAATPANWEYVELRDDNSIIHPPPAAVVNA